From the Lathyrus oleraceus cultivar Zhongwan6 chromosome 3, CAAS_Psat_ZW6_1.0, whole genome shotgun sequence genome, the window AGGACATGTCACATACCAATTCCCACGTTGGACGGATTTTCCTAGAGGTGAGCGAGATATATAATAAAGCAGTGACACATTTGATAAAGGGGATGTCAACGTGATAAACAGGCGACTGGAGGTCTCAATGTCGCCTCCTAAGACCTTTACACAAATATACCGATACAAGAGCAATCAGGATATAAACTAATCCATAACATATCGAAATGTAATATTTGTTCCATAACATATTCAATATTCAACTGATTAAACATTTGAAAAGAAATCTTTTCAAAAAACAAATTATGCAGATTCTCTAACAAATTAAATCTTTCCAcataaaatattttcaaaataaatcaTGTAAATTTTGAATGAAATAAATTTTTCGAATGTTTAATCACACAATAATTGGAATATATTCAAAATCAAATGAACTCTTTTCAAAAATAGTGCACTAGAGGATAACACAGTCAAGATGTCTAAGCAACTTTCGAGACATcttgttaaatatatatatatatatatatatatatatatatatatatatatatatatatataaactaaCTTTTTAGAGTGAGATGAAAACTAGGTTAACATCTTTGAGCTTGAACTTATTAGATCTCTACCAAAAATATGTATAAATTTAATACAGTCTGATTATTGTGCTAACTAATAGTACATACTAAAGGATTTCAATTGAAAAAAAAAGGTAGGTGCTAATTAAATTCCTAACTTTGGTGAAAACATAGAGTGGCATGTGAGtttataaaaaagaaaaagaaaaaattaaatTGCTGAAACTGATCTCGCTGACTTTGGTTTGTAGCTAGCATTGACTACTATGTAGTACATGATTATAAAGGAAGTAAAAGAGTTAGGTGACTCAGCAAGGTAGATATGAATGAGTTTAAGAATAAAGGCCTTCTTTTCTTCAAAGTCATGGAGAGTATATAAACCAATCACATGCATTGATACTATTTCAAacctttctctctctctctctcaattttaGTCTTAAGAGTGATCCAATAGTAGTGAAGAGTTTTGAGGGTGAAAAAAAGAAAGAATCCATGGGAAGGCCTCCTTGCTGTGACAAAGTTGGCATCAAGAAAGGTCCATGGACACCTGAAGAAGATATCATCCTTGTTTCTTACATCCAAGAACATGGTCCAGGAAATTGGAGATCCGTTCCTACTAATACAGGTATAATATTTATCGTAATTATGACTAAGATGTATGATTTTTTTTCTTGTGATCTATATATATATTTGAATAAAATTGATATATAGTTTGAATTATTGGATAAAAAGGGTTGTCAAGGTGCAGCAAAAGTTGCAGACTTAGATGGACAAATTATCTAAGGCCAGGAATCAAGAGAGGAAACTTCACTCCTCATGAAGAAGGAATGATTATTCATTTGCAAGCTCTTCTTGGTAACAAGTAATAATCTTCAATCTCATAACTCATCTCTTAATTATTCAAAAACACAACaaaatgaaagaaaaatatttataataataatatttcATCTATATATTATGAAATATTTTTATTGATTATTTTTACAATTATTTATGACATTGATGATGTGTCTGAATTAAATAAATATTGTTGAGCAGATGGGCAGCCATAGCTTCATACCTTCCACAAAGAACAGATAATGATATAAAGAATTATTGGAACACACATTTAAAGAAAAAGCTTAACAAATTTCAAGCTGCTGCTTTAGAGTCATCAAACTCAACAACTTATGTATCAAAAAGTTTTAGTGACAGAAGCTTAGATATTACCAACAATCATGCTTCGTCGCTAAAGCTTAATAGTAATAATCAAAATTCTCATCAATCTTCTTCATCAACATATGCTTCAAGCACTGAGAATATTTCAAGGCTCTTAGAAGGTTGGATGAGATCTTCACCAAActcacaacaacaacaacagatCAAAGGAAATTACCAATATGGTCATCATCAAGAGTTTCAAAGCAATGGTGATGATAATGTTATTATTGATGATGATAATAATAGCTTTGAAAATAATGGTAATTTGTTAGTGAAGTCTGCTTCAGTTCCAGCTGATTTAAACCTTCAAGgccatcatcatcatcatcatcatcaccagcAGCAGCAGCAGAAAACTAGCAAAGATGAAATGGTTTCTCATGATCAAGAGTTTGATTCTATTCTTTCATTTGAGAATCTTAACAACGGTGTTGCTTGGGACAAGTCAACTTGTGATTCTATGCCTGCTGAAAAGTGTTCTTCTTCTTCTCAGAAGAGTATCAAGAATTTATGCAATGCTCCTCCTCCATTGTCATTTCTTGAGAAGTGGTTATTGGATGAAAATGTTGGTCATGTGGAGGAAATGATGGAATTATCATCACCAATGTTCTAACTTGGAAGAAAATATTCATCAAATAATCAATCCCTATAAGTTTGGGATATGTGAGGaaaatattatttaaattaatgaTTAATGAAATATGGTAGTATCATAAGTCAGAGAAAAACAAGATAAACAAAATTCTCTGATTATTATAATATTAGGGTTTAGTTTTTATATTACATAGGTTGAGGGATTCTTAGAAGTTAGGATCTCTTTCAACTTGTAACTTGAATTGTTTAATTATTTCAAGTACTAAGTTTAATTTAGTGCATgttgttgttctttttccttGTAGAAAAAACTACAAGTTAATGTTAACTCAGCCTAATTAATAATATAACAGTTATTTGTGTTTATTCAATATAATGaaatatattaataaattaataatatatatatatatatatatatatatatatatatatatatatatatatatatatatatatatatatatatatatatatatatatatatatatatatatatatatatatttgtatgATGGAAAATTGTACAAGCCTATAGTTAATATTTTTTCTTCTTGTTTTCTTATTTTTGGAAAACATAAAAGAAattattaatataaaaaatattaataactacttatttttatttttattataattttttaaaaaatttattaaataataaatatatttgATTAAATATAAGTAAgatatatttattatttattaaatttaaaaatagattcttttttcttattttcagcatcaatttttttaataattgTCACACTGAAATTTCAAccatttcttttctgttttttCAGAGTACATTATAATTTTATATAGATCCCTACTAAGAAGGGAAAAATGGAAGGAAAAATCAAAGACAATTCATTGGAGAAAGATTGAATATACATGATGTAGTATTAATTAATTAGCATACATATTAGCTGAATTGCCATTAATAATTGATGTAGAGAGGAAATTGTGATGTGACTATGGAGACAAGTGTACAAGTTAATgaacacaaaaaaaaaaaaaaccattATATATTTCCACAAAAATGGTTCTTTGATATTGCCGCCACTAAACTATACTTGCTTAACTTTTCATAATATTAGGAAAAACATAATTGAGTATTAATATGACTACTAAATAAGTCGAATACACAAAAAAGATAAACGTCTCATTTTTTCACCTTCATTGGTAACTTTTTTTGTTTCTATCAATAATTTAGTTAAATTAATGAAGGAAATTTTAAATTTAGTCATTTATAATAAAGATATATAAGCAATACTGACATGCCATTTGGAATCAAATTAATACTCATGAGGCTATTTTTTATTAAGATCCAAAAAGCAACAGTTGTTTTTATGTGAGATGGAAAAATTAAAATAGTAATATtttgtttatattattattatcaaGCATAAGTAAAATGAGGTATGTGAATAGAGTAAAATAATAGAATGGTGTCACGAAAGTCTTGCTAACAAATAAGGTAAAATAGGTGGCTGAAACTTCCTTTCTTTTTGGAATTTTTTGGTATGAGAAGCATGTGAACTTCTTTTTACCTTTCGGTGTAAGAAAAGCTGGCAACCATTGAAAAATATCATGAATGTCATATATGAATATAACTTTGATTTCACATGATATATGCAACAAATGGTCTATGCAAGCTGGACCAATTATATCATGCCATAATCAATATTATCTTATGTTAGTTAGTAATAAGAAGATTATACACAAGTTATAGAAAAACTGATATTTTGAAAGTGAAGTAGGATAGTACTACTATAGTAGGAGATGAGTAATAATGCTAGTAAACAATGAATTTATAGTGATTCAGATCAATAATAAGAGGCTGTTAAGAGCAATAATTTGATGTTAAATTTGTGGATAGCCTACCTTGACTTTAAGACTATATTTATTGCAGCGGCTTTGGGACTAGATAGGGCATGTTGTGATTGGCAGTAGACAACTAAAGATGAGGTGCATCATTAAATTCTTACTTTCTCAATCTTATTTTATGTGTTCCGTTTTAATTTTGTGTACTTCTTAAAATattgttttctttgttttgaattataaattattttaaatattttacATTGATTAAAAATATGGCTAATAAATATGGAAAGAGAAATAAAACTTATAAAATTGTTTTTACTTAATGATATGATAAagaaaatttaaaaattttaaaagACACAAGACACTATTACTATCTCTATTTGTTATTATAATGTCATTTTAAATTATTGAAAAATAGAAATTATGATTGATTTTACAAAATTATTAAATTATTCTTTATTAATGATTGTAAATTTagaaaattaaaagaaaaaataataataaatactTAAGAATGAAAATAAATACTTACgatcctagcatacttcgactacaacatgtgaacagacttcgacgacatgctaaggtcttgtcgaattgtcgaaccaATAAGCTATCATTCGATCATACTAGACTTCGATCCAACATCTCACAAGTCCCCAGCTTGGAACAACCTCTATAACATCATGGGAACAAACTAATTTTCTTCATGCagctttatcaactgcatacagTGGAAAAACTCGCAACTTGGTAACATCTTGGTGGTCATATCAACAACATTGTGATTTGTCGAAACCTTAAGCACTTGGACTTCTCCACGCTCAATTACCCATCTAACGAAATGCAGCCTCACATCGACGTGCTTGATTCGCTCATGATAGGATGAATTCTTCGACATGTGTATaacactttgactatcacatATAATAGTGATAACTCGACCTTGAAATTTTAGTtccttagcaaaaccttcaagccacaatgcttctttcatAACTTCAGTGAGGGCGATATATTCCACTTCAAtggttgataaggcaacaaccttctAAAGTGTTGATTTCCAACTGATTGTTGTGCCAAACATAGTGAGCACATATCTAGTAGATTTTCTAGAATCCGtacaacctgcataatcagagTTTACATACCATTTGATTTCTGCTTTACTATTTTCACCACATGCTTCACCATAAATCAGGACTCTATTCAGAgacccatttatgtaccttagaatGCACTTAAATGCTTGCCAGTAAGCCTTTCCAGGATTCGCCATGTACCTGCTTACAAGACTTACTGCATATGCTATATCGGGTATAGTAGACCATagcatacatcaaagaacctactaTGTTAGCATATGGGATGCTATTCATATAAACTCTTTCGACCTTAGTAATGGGACACTGATCTGTACTCAGCTTGAATTGAGGGTTTGTTTGAGTCACAATAGGCTTGAATTTGACATACCAAACTTGTCGAGAATCTTCCGTAGGTATGTCTTTTGAGATAAGCATATTTTCAAATGCTTTTTGTCTCTTCGaatgtcaatcccaagaatcctgGATGCTACTCCTAGATCCTTCATATCGAAATCCATATTGAGTTCAACCTTCACCTTCATTACATCCTCGACATTGTTGCTTGCTATGAGATTATCATCCAtataaagcaacaaaataacaaatgaatttccaagTCGAAATCTGAAGTAAACACAATGGTCGAACTGACTTCTAATGAAACCTATATGTGCCATGAATTTGTCGAATCTCCTATTCCACTCTCGAGGAGATTGTTTCAGTTCATATAAAGATCTATTTAGCTTGCACATATAATCTTACTTACCCTTTTCTGCACACCCTTCAGGATTCCTCATCAAGATTCTTTCATCTAGATCTCCATACAAGAAAGAAGTCTTCACATCTATTTCTTCCAGTTCTAGGTCAAATTGTGTCACTATGGCAAGTAACATTCTAATGGGCACGTGCTTCACAACAGGAGAGAATACATGATTGAAGTTAACACCTTCTTTTTGAGTGAAACCCCTTGCGACTAATCTTGCCTTGTATCTCTTCGAAgttgatcgcgacttagtaagt encodes:
- the LOC127126565 gene encoding transcription factor MYB60, with the protein product MGRPPCCDKVGIKKGPWTPEEDIILVSYIQEHGPGNWRSVPTNTGLSRCSKSCRLRWTNYLRPGIKRGNFTPHEEGMIIHLQALLGNKWAAIASYLPQRTDNDIKNYWNTHLKKKLNKFQAAALESSNSTTYVSKSFSDRSLDITNNHASSLKLNSNNQNSHQSSSSTYASSTENISRLLEGWMRSSPNSQQQQQIKGNYQYGHHQEFQSNGDDNVIIDDDNNSFENNGNLLVKSASVPADLNLQGHHHHHHHHQQQQQKTSKDEMVSHDQEFDSILSFENLNNGVAWDKSTCDSMPAEKCSSSSQKSIKNLCNAPPPLSFLEKWLLDENVGHVEEMMELSSPMF